TCGGCGGGCTGCGCGCCCACGACGTCAGCCTGTCCGAAGAGGACACCGAGGAACTGCTCAGCGCCGGCGAGGAGTCGACCGACCGGCTCTCCGGGCTCGTCGACAACCTCCTGGACTCGTCGCGGCTGGCGACCGGTGCGGTGCAGCCGGTCCTGCGGCCGGTCGGCTACGACGAAGTCGTCGCGACCGCGCTGTCCGCGGTGGACGGCGGCGCCAAGGTCGTGGCCGAGGTCGACGACCGGCTGCCCGCGGTCCGGGCCGATCCCGGGCTGCTGGAACGCGCTGTCGCGAACGTGATCGACAACGCTTTGCGGCACGGTGGCGGTGACGTCGCCGTGCGCGCCAGCGGGTACGCGGGCCGGGTCGAGCTGCGGGTCGTCGACCACGGCCGGGGCCTGCCGAAGGGTGCCGCCGACTCGGCGTTCGCACCGTTCCAGCGGCTCGGCGACCGCAACTCCACGACCGGGGTCGGTCTGGGCCTGTCGGTCGCGAAGGGGTTCGTGGAGGCGATGGGCGGGACCGTCCGGGCCGAGGACACCCCTGGTGGCGGGCTGACGATCGCCATCTCGTTGCCGGCGGTGACGGGATGACATCCGTGCTGGTCGTCGACGACGAAGCCGCCCTCGTCCGGGCGTTGCGGATCAACCTCACGGCCCGCGGCTACGCCGTGACCACCGCGGCCGACGGTGCCTCGGCCCTGGTCGCGGCCGCGACCGAGCACCCCGACCTGGTGCTGCTGGACCTGGGGCTGCCCGACGTCGACGGCATCGACGTGATCCGCGAGCTGCGCACCTGGAGCGCGATGCCGATCATCGTGCTCTCGGCCCGCCACGAGTCCGCCGACAAGATCCGGGCCCTCGACATCGGCGCCGACACCTACGTGACCAAGCCGTTCGGCATGGAGGAGCTGTTCGCGTGCCTGCGGGCCGTGGAACGCCGGCTCGCGCTGGGTGCGCCGCCAGAGCCGGACCTGGTCGTGGAGACCGCGGCGTTCACGGTGGACCTGGCGTCGAAGATCGTCCGCCGGGACGGCGCGCCGGTCCACCTGACCCGCACCGAGTGGGCGATCCTCGAACAGCTGGTCCGCAACCCCGATTCGCTGATCAGCG
This genomic window from Amycolatopsis mongoliensis contains:
- a CDS encoding response regulator; this translates as MTSVLVVDDEAALVRALRINLTARGYAVTTAADGASALVAAATEHPDLVLLDLGLPDVDGIDVIRELRTWSAMPIIVLSARHESADKIRALDIGADTYVTKPFGMEELFACLRAVERRLALGAPPEPDLVVETAAFTVDLASKIVRRDGAPVHLTRTEWAILEQLVRNPDSLISGKHLLTTVWGPDRADRGHYLRVYLAQLRRKLEPEPSCPRYFVTEPGIGYRFVPDESSSNRQ